A window from Pseudomonas kribbensis encodes these proteins:
- a CDS encoding TraX family protein — translation MHLSRRDGALDLLKWLALLSMLLDHLRYVGISADWLYVPGRLAFPWFCLVMAANLARDGARKTEWRYLGWLLLFSLFSEIPYRLYIPDPDTLNVMPTLALGLLVARGWQDRVLVSRLLAVGALLVAALFPERLMFGLFGVLLPLATLLVFRKPWYFSLLPGLVCLAANQWQVLFESAQFGNRVAVLGIATCLIAPLSGMFLLRHATYLHAPPLRRWAYALYPAHFLVLLALRQLLV, via the coding sequence ATGCACCTGAGCCGGCGCGACGGCGCACTCGATCTGCTCAAGTGGCTGGCGCTGCTGAGCATGCTGCTCGATCACCTGCGATATGTCGGGATCAGCGCCGATTGGCTGTATGTACCGGGGCGGCTGGCGTTCCCGTGGTTCTGTCTGGTGATGGCGGCGAACCTGGCGCGGGACGGCGCGCGCAAGACCGAATGGCGCTATCTGGGCTGGTTGCTGCTGTTCAGTCTGTTCAGCGAGATTCCCTACCGTTTGTACATCCCCGATCCCGACACCTTGAACGTGATGCCCACGCTGGCGCTGGGTTTGCTGGTGGCGCGGGGTTGGCAGGATCGGGTACTGGTTTCGCGATTGCTGGCTGTCGGCGCCTTGCTGGTCGCCGCGTTGTTCCCGGAGCGACTGATGTTCGGTCTGTTCGGCGTCCTGCTGCCGCTGGCGACGTTGCTGGTGTTTCGCAAACCCTGGTATTTCAGCCTGCTGCCGGGGCTGGTGTGTCTGGCGGCGAATCAGTGGCAGGTGCTCTTCGAATCCGCGCAGTTCGGCAACCGTGTGGCGGTCCTCGGCATTGCGACCTGCCTGATCGCGCCACTGTCCGGAATGTTCCTGTTGCGACACGCCACTTACCTCCATGCGCCACCCCTGCGGCGCTGGGCGTATGCGCTCTATCCCGCGCATTTCCTCGTTCTTCTGGCCTTGCGCCAGCTGCTTGTTTGA